A single genomic interval of Dyella sp. GSA-30 harbors:
- a CDS encoding alpha/beta fold hydrolase, protein MAKANAHAHASAKMKFKLGVVRAGFVVGGRIAPKRTAKSAALLFATPFASSRTRAKAANADAEMQRGTLDVKGETIATYVWGDPVKQPYVLLVHGWSSFGLRYLPWITRLRELGYAIVSFDQPGHGNSGGKLCTLPDFIETIRAVGKHYGRAELAIGHSLGGAALALAQDECWHARRLILIAPAADMTDAASRFFRFVRLGQHLLNPFLGWLERCTGVPVADLQVHQHLAKLGQPGLIVHDLEDADVPWGEGERYARYWQSSRLLTTQGLGHHRVLDAPEVIKASLAFIRGEVVGERVVGSTNLPFCV, encoded by the coding sequence ATGGCTAAGGCGAACGCACATGCGCATGCCAGCGCAAAGATGAAGTTCAAGCTCGGCGTCGTACGCGCCGGTTTTGTTGTCGGTGGACGCATAGCGCCCAAGCGCACCGCCAAAAGCGCGGCCCTGCTTTTCGCGACGCCCTTCGCCAGCAGCCGCACGCGTGCGAAAGCGGCAAACGCCGATGCCGAGATGCAGCGCGGCACGCTCGACGTCAAAGGCGAAACCATCGCCACCTACGTCTGGGGCGACCCCGTCAAGCAGCCCTATGTGTTGCTGGTGCATGGCTGGTCAAGCTTCGGCTTGCGCTATTTGCCCTGGATCACACGGCTGCGTGAACTGGGCTATGCCATCGTCAGTTTCGATCAGCCAGGTCATGGCAACAGCGGCGGCAAGCTGTGCACATTGCCCGATTTCATTGAGACCATTCGCGCCGTGGGTAAGCACTACGGGCGCGCCGAACTTGCCATCGGGCATTCGTTGGGCGGCGCGGCGTTGGCGCTGGCGCAAGACGAATGCTGGCATGCCAGGCGGCTGATCCTGATCGCGCCGGCTGCGGACATGACAGATGCGGCCTCGCGCTTCTTTCGTTTTGTGCGCCTGGGTCAACACCTTCTCAACCCCTTCCTTGGTTGGCTTGAGCGTTGCACCGGTGTGCCTGTCGCTGACCTGCAAGTTCACCAGCACCTGGCGAAACTCGGTCAACCCGGCTTGATCGTGCACGATCTGGAAGATGCCGATGTACCGTGGGGCGAGGGCGAGCGTTATGCACGTTATTGGCAAAGCTCGCGTCTACTCACCACCCAAGGTTTGGGCCATCACCGTGTGCTCGATGCGCCGGAAGTGATCAAGGCATCGCTGGCGTTTATTCGCGGTGAAGTGGTCGGTGAGCGCGTGGTCGGTTCGACGAATCTGCCGTTTTGTGTGTAA
- a CDS encoding TetR/AcrR family transcriptional regulator, which yields MTTATATGKRATTRETILEHAYELARKDGLEGLSIGSLAQDVGMSKSGLFAHFGSREELQLAVLQWVETRFVGSILRPALLEPRGLPRLRAMVLHWKEWGHIHQSGCVLLSAVGEYDGREGLLREAILKQQRGWREQMQRAIGQAVELKQLDADTEAEQFAFEIYALMLGLHHDAGLFGYEEASQRTDAAFNRLLGSYQTTVERHHG from the coding sequence ATGACGACTGCAACCGCCACCGGCAAGCGCGCTACGACCCGCGAAACTATCCTCGAGCACGCCTACGAGCTGGCTCGGAAGGACGGCCTGGAAGGGCTGTCCATCGGCAGCCTGGCCCAGGACGTGGGCATGTCCAAGAGTGGACTCTTTGCCCACTTCGGCTCGCGTGAAGAACTTCAACTTGCCGTGTTGCAATGGGTGGAGACGCGTTTCGTGGGCAGCATTTTGCGTCCGGCGCTGCTGGAGCCACGCGGCTTGCCGCGCCTGCGCGCGATGGTTCTCCACTGGAAGGAATGGGGACACATCCATCAGAGCGGCTGCGTGTTGCTGAGCGCCGTGGGCGAATACGACGGCCGCGAAGGCCTGTTGCGCGAGGCCATCCTTAAGCAGCAGCGCGGCTGGCGCGAGCAGATGCAGCGTGCGATCGGACAGGCCGTGGAACTGAAACAGCTCGACGCCGACACCGAGGCCGAACAGTTCGCTTTCGAAATCTACGCATTGATGCTTGGCCTGCATCACGACGCTGGCTTGTTCGGCTACGAGGAAGCCAGCCAGCGCACGGATGCCGCCTTCAACCGACTGCTTGGCAGTTATCAAACCACCGTGGAGCGCCATCATGGCTAA
- a CDS encoding Glu/Leu/Phe/Val dehydrogenase dimerization domain-containing protein, giving the protein MIFETIAKTGHEEVVFCHNQDAGLKAIIAIHNTVLGPALGGLRMWPYKTEQDAVNDVLRLSRGMTYKNAVAGLNLGGGKAVIIGDPSKDKSEALFRAFGRFVNSLNGRYITAEDVGIDVNDMEYVFRETEYVTGVHQVHGGSGDPSPFTAFGTLQGLMAALQVKHGNEDVGKYSYAVQGAGHVGSEFIKLLREQGAKVFVTDINKDAVQRCVDELGCEAVGLDEIYDVDADVYSPCALGGTLNEQTIDRIKAKIVCGAANNQLATDAIGDELTRRGVLYAPDYAVNAGGVMNVSLEIDGYNRERAMRMMRTIYYNLGRIFEISKAENVPTYKAADRLAEERISAIGKIKLPHMGNGGTRFAGRMRGQ; this is encoded by the coding sequence ATGATTTTCGAAACCATCGCCAAGACCGGGCATGAAGAGGTTGTCTTCTGCCACAACCAGGACGCCGGTTTGAAGGCGATCATCGCGATTCATAACACCGTGCTGGGTCCGGCACTGGGCGGCCTGCGCATGTGGCCGTACAAGACCGAGCAGGATGCGGTCAACGACGTGCTGCGCCTGTCGCGCGGCATGACCTACAAGAACGCCGTGGCCGGTCTGAACCTGGGCGGCGGCAAGGCAGTGATCATCGGCGACCCGTCGAAGGACAAGTCCGAAGCGCTGTTCCGCGCCTTCGGCCGCTTCGTCAATTCGCTCAACGGCCGCTACATCACCGCCGAAGACGTCGGTATCGACGTCAACGACATGGAATACGTGTTCCGTGAAACCGAATACGTGACCGGCGTGCACCAGGTGCATGGCGGTTCGGGCGACCCGTCGCCGTTCACCGCGTTCGGCACGCTGCAGGGCCTGATGGCTGCGCTGCAGGTCAAGCACGGCAACGAAGACGTGGGCAAGTACAGCTACGCCGTGCAGGGTGCCGGCCACGTGGGCAGCGAGTTCATCAAGCTGCTGCGCGAACAGGGCGCCAAGGTGTTCGTCACCGACATCAACAAGGATGCGGTGCAGCGCTGCGTCGACGAGCTGGGCTGCGAAGCGGTGGGCCTAGACGAGATTTATGACGTCGACGCCGACGTCTACTCGCCTTGCGCGCTGGGCGGCACGCTCAACGAGCAGACCATCGACCGCATCAAGGCGAAGATCGTCTGCGGCGCGGCCAACAATCAGCTGGCCACCGATGCGATCGGCGACGAGCTGACCCGTCGTGGCGTGCTGTACGCCCCCGACTACGCCGTCAACGCCGGTGGCGTGATGAACGTGTCGCTGGAAATCGACGGCTACAACCGCGAGCGCGCCATGCGCATGATGCGCACGATCTACTACAACCTGGGCCGCATCTTCGAGATCTCCAAGGCCGAGAACGTGCCGACCTACAAGGCCGCCGACCGCCTCGCCGAAGAGCGCATCAGCGCGATCGGCAAGATCAAGCTGCCGCACATGGGCAATGGCGGTACCCGCTTCGCCGGCCGCATGCGCGGTCAGTAA
- a CDS encoding contact-dependent growth inhibition system immunity protein, producing the protein MDSKRDRRSEEKTLQQLEGDEWEPCVSDSEIIQRLFQLRQKPLNLLDATDLRTAIHFGVGLKYVMPLAMDLLWSDPWLDSGNYAGDLLEAVLRGNAEFYSKHPDGYRRAVAIAADAKRVYDAMDMEGQQASGVDEVSIRRLGKAVAELEAIRVVTLPAR; encoded by the coding sequence ATGGATTCCAAGCGCGACAGACGAAGCGAAGAGAAAACGCTTCAACAATTGGAGGGTGACGAATGGGAGCCGTGTGTATCCGATTCCGAGATCATCCAACGGTTATTCCAGCTGCGTCAGAAGCCTCTGAACCTTCTTGACGCGACGGATCTCCGGACAGCGATTCACTTTGGGGTGGGTCTGAAGTATGTGATGCCGTTAGCTATGGATTTGCTCTGGAGCGACCCCTGGCTGGACTCTGGCAACTATGCAGGCGACCTGCTGGAGGCTGTGTTACGAGGCAACGCCGAGTTCTATTCCAAGCATCCAGATGGCTATCGCAGGGCTGTTGCTATCGCAGCTGATGCAAAACGCGTCTATGACGCCATGGATATGGAAGGCCAGCAGGCTTCGGGAGTTGATGAGGTATCCATCAGGCGGCTTGGCAAGGCCGTGGCGGAGTTGGAGGCAATTCGCGTCGTTACGTTGCCGGCTCGCTGA
- a CDS encoding restriction endonuclease, with translation MGKRNKGGIEAITSMPWQVGIIFGLVAFMAIRYGIGWYFSSQGGPVLAAMGKAASEGIYAPFAWLVLGASWIGAGVSYLGRRRRRLLLETQTGLDSIRSLNWKEFELLIGEAFRRQGYSVEETGLGGKDGGIDLVLRKEGKRILVQCKQWRTRQVTVNVVREMYGLLAHHGADEVKIVALGSYTNDAARFAAGKPIELVHGEALLLMVRSVQRGPSPTQPILSSQTNTTPLCPKCGLAMIRRENRKTHEFFWGCSGYPRCRGMRSMEMSGPNNHSYVSDA, from the coding sequence ATGGGAAAACGGAATAAGGGTGGGATTGAGGCCATTACCTCGATGCCCTGGCAGGTAGGCATTATCTTTGGCTTGGTCGCCTTTATGGCGATCCGCTATGGCATTGGCTGGTATTTCAGTTCTCAAGGTGGCCCGGTACTCGCTGCCATGGGGAAGGCTGCATCCGAAGGGATCTACGCACCATTCGCCTGGCTAGTTCTTGGTGCCTCTTGGATCGGCGCGGGAGTGTCCTACCTTGGTCGTCGGCGTCGGCGGCTATTGCTCGAAACGCAGACCGGGCTGGATAGCATCCGCTCACTCAACTGGAAAGAATTCGAGCTATTGATTGGCGAGGCCTTTCGACGCCAGGGTTATTCCGTCGAAGAGACTGGCCTTGGCGGCAAAGATGGCGGAATCGATCTTGTCCTCAGAAAGGAGGGCAAGAGGATACTCGTGCAATGCAAGCAGTGGCGGACGCGGCAAGTAACCGTCAACGTGGTGCGGGAGATGTATGGCTTGCTAGCGCACCATGGGGCCGATGAGGTCAAGATTGTGGCGCTGGGTAGCTATACCAATGACGCCGCGCGGTTTGCGGCGGGTAAGCCGATAGAGTTGGTTCATGGGGAAGCGCTGCTTTTGATGGTGCGCTCGGTACAAAGAGGACCTAGCCCGACGCAACCAATCCTCTCCAGTCAGACCAACACCACGCCGCTCTGCCCCAAATGCGGTCTAGCCATGATTCGACGAGAGAATCGCAAAACACATGAATTCTTCTGGGGATGCTCAGGATACCCCAGGTGCCGTGGTATGAGATCTATGGAAATGTCTGGGCCAAATAACCATTCCTATGTATCTGATGCCTAA
- a CDS encoding YXWGXW repeat-containing protein has product MTIRYVALGALVLLASGCVEERVVHDRPPPPRREVIVEQPVQREYVEEVIAPQPPPERVVEVEPAYRPGYVWARGYWHWNGREYVAAPGHWEVVRPGYHYVHPHWEQGHGGWHFRAGVWVAG; this is encoded by the coding sequence ATGACCATTCGATATGTTGCGCTCGGTGCGCTGGTGCTGCTCGCCAGTGGCTGTGTTGAAGAACGCGTAGTACACGACCGCCCACCGCCGCCGCGCCGCGAAGTCATCGTCGAACAGCCGGTGCAGCGGGAATATGTGGAGGAAGTGATTGCGCCGCAGCCGCCGCCGGAGCGGGTTGTGGAGGTAGAGCCCGCATATCGCCCGGGTTACGTGTGGGCACGCGGGTATTGGCACTGGAATGGGCGCGAATACGTGGCGGCGCCGGGACATTGGGAAGTGGTGCGACCGGGGTATCACTACGTGCATCCGCATTGGGAGCAAGGGCATGGCGGGTGGCATTTCCGGGCTGGTGTTTGGGTGGCGGGCTGA
- a CDS encoding acyl-CoA desaturase — protein sequence MDAPADRLKFSGDNAFHRELRRRVDDYFSQSEHKQRDSGRMYLKTAVILVAFVFSYVSLVFFAATWWQGLLLSVALGITMAQIGFNIQHDAGHQAYSERRSVNKWLARTLDLVGGSSYIWHWKHAHFHHTYVNIDEYDSDINLGALARFSPGQKRHWHHRWQHIYLWVLYGFTAVSWHLHDDFRDIATATIGKRPMPRPRGKELAVFVLGKVVFFGLAFALPLVFHSIGAVLLYYTITAMVAGLLLALVFQLAHVVEEASFPVANEAGRMDKPWAIHQLETTVNFSRDSRLITWLVGGLNFQIEHHLFPRVCHVHYPAISRVVETACLEYGVPYRANLSFGAGIASHYRWLRRMGR from the coding sequence GTGGACGCCCCCGCGGACCGGCTGAAGTTCAGCGGCGACAACGCTTTCCATCGTGAGCTGAGGCGGCGGGTGGATGATTATTTCAGTCAAAGCGAGCACAAGCAGCGCGACAGCGGGCGGATGTACCTGAAGACGGCGGTCATCCTTGTTGCTTTCGTCTTCTCGTACGTGTCACTCGTGTTCTTTGCGGCGACGTGGTGGCAGGGGCTGCTGCTTAGTGTTGCGCTAGGCATCACCATGGCGCAGATCGGCTTCAATATTCAGCACGATGCCGGCCACCAGGCGTATTCGGAGCGTCGCTCGGTCAACAAGTGGTTGGCTCGCACGCTCGATCTGGTGGGTGGCAGTTCGTATATCTGGCATTGGAAGCACGCACACTTCCACCATACCTACGTCAACATCGACGAGTACGACAGCGATATCAACCTGGGGGCGTTGGCGCGGTTTTCGCCGGGACAGAAGCGTCACTGGCATCATCGCTGGCAACATATCTATCTGTGGGTGCTCTACGGCTTCACCGCGGTGAGCTGGCATCTGCATGACGATTTTCGTGATATTGCCACCGCCACCATCGGCAAGCGCCCGATGCCGCGGCCGCGGGGCAAGGAACTGGCAGTTTTCGTGCTGGGCAAGGTGGTGTTCTTTGGTCTTGCCTTTGCGCTGCCGCTTGTCTTTCATTCGATTGGTGCGGTGTTGCTGTATTACACGATTACCGCGATGGTCGCGGGCTTGCTGCTCGCGCTGGTATTTCAGCTGGCGCATGTGGTGGAAGAAGCCTCGTTTCCGGTCGCTAATGAAGCCGGGCGTATGGACAAGCCCTGGGCGATCCACCAGCTAGAGACGACGGTGAACTTTTCGCGCGATAGCCGGCTGATTACCTGGTTGGTCGGTGGCTTGAACTTTCAGATCGAGCATCACCTGTTTCCGCGCGTTTGCCATGTTCACTATCCGGCGATTTCGCGGGTGGTGGAGACGGCCTGTCTTGAATATGGCGTGCCGTATCGGGCCAATCTCTCGTTTGGGGCTGGTATCGCTTCGCATTATCGGTGGCTGCGGCGGATGGGGCGGTAA
- a CDS encoding HD domain-containing protein: protein MAQGEHVDKLLGLLSGQGKAAYFGEPVSVLEHCLQCAYFAEQSRAAPATVAAALLHDIGHMLHGLPEDIAQHGVDGGHEELAAAYLSRWFGEDVTETVRLHVAAKRYLCSTDPGYIARLSPASIESLLIQGGPMEPHEVAVFEALPNAKTAVGLRRWDDEAKIPQLQVPGLEHYRPVLLQVSKSMG from the coding sequence ATGGCGCAAGGCGAACATGTAGATAAGCTGTTAGGTCTGTTATCGGGACAAGGTAAAGCGGCCTATTTTGGCGAACCGGTTTCCGTACTCGAGCATTGTTTGCAGTGCGCCTATTTCGCCGAGCAGTCTCGTGCCGCCCCGGCAACGGTGGCCGCGGCGCTGCTGCACGACATCGGGCACATGCTGCACGGGTTGCCCGAAGACATTGCGCAACACGGCGTGGACGGTGGTCACGAAGAACTGGCTGCCGCCTATTTGTCTCGTTGGTTCGGCGAGGACGTCACTGAAACGGTACGCCTGCACGTTGCCGCCAAGCGCTATCTCTGCTCGACGGATCCCGGTTACATCGCGCGGTTGTCGCCAGCGTCCATCGAAAGCCTGCTTATTCAGGGCGGTCCCATGGAACCTCATGAAGTGGCCGTATTCGAAGCTTTGCCGAATGCGAAGACGGCCGTGGGGCTTCGTCGTTGGGATGACGAAGCCAAGATTCCGCAGTTGCAGGTGCCAGGATTGGAGCACTACCGCCCGGTTCTTCTGCAGGTATCGAAGTCGATGGGGTGA
- a CDS encoding M50 family metallopeptidase has product MKPRINKLARGVRVTLSVAAGAIAFYLACMDKGTPEAAIPFIWLFIWLSLVVHELGHAAGARLYGMTVLRMNISGLEFHMQRRGWRMRQSRIPHRHIGGFVQAIPLFGQPARPQLISLTLGGPLGNLVMTLLCGIGGWLLLPRHTASLALSFAAVNLGSALVNLVPYQGAMASDGLTLLRLLRGLEENAPSRVHMRLISRSFAGQTADQLPEDEVALLERQPAPMPLVALWYRLKADQNRGHWASVDSRRIAFDAQEQAMTPAQKTAISDLLVILRTEFAFSRAMLTGDSAELAKDTIPAKLAWSLPWLQPRCQALIAALQGDSKRCTELLETSRRKAENSIDKAVWSSESLLRTYIAAVDESSHRHQESALLPHALSEPAT; this is encoded by the coding sequence ATGAAACCACGGATCAATAAACTTGCACGAGGCGTTCGGGTCACACTATCGGTTGCGGCGGGCGCGATCGCGTTTTATCTCGCCTGCATGGATAAAGGCACCCCAGAAGCTGCCATCCCATTTATATGGTTGTTTATTTGGCTGAGCCTGGTCGTACACGAACTGGGACACGCGGCAGGTGCCCGGCTCTACGGCATGACGGTGTTGCGGATGAACATTTCGGGTCTGGAATTTCATATGCAACGCCGCGGCTGGCGGATGCGTCAATCACGCATCCCACACCGCCATATCGGTGGCTTTGTGCAGGCTATCCCATTGTTCGGGCAACCGGCACGCCCACAACTGATCAGCCTGACCTTGGGCGGCCCCTTGGGCAACCTTGTAATGACCCTCTTGTGCGGAATAGGCGGATGGCTGCTGTTACCGCGACATACCGCCTCTTTGGCACTGTCCTTCGCCGCCGTGAACCTAGGCAGCGCTCTGGTCAATCTGGTCCCCTACCAAGGCGCCATGGCCTCCGATGGCCTGACCCTTCTTAGATTGCTTCGTGGCCTGGAGGAGAATGCACCAAGTCGCGTGCACATGCGATTGATATCGCGCTCCTTTGCAGGCCAAACGGCAGATCAGCTACCCGAGGACGAGGTGGCCTTACTGGAGCGGCAACCGGCACCCATGCCGCTTGTCGCGCTGTGGTACCGATTGAAAGCCGATCAAAACCGTGGCCATTGGGCAAGCGTAGACTCCCGGCGCATTGCGTTCGATGCGCAGGAGCAAGCTATGACTCCCGCGCAAAAAACGGCGATCTCCGACCTATTGGTAATACTACGGACAGAGTTCGCATTCTCACGGGCCATGCTCACCGGGGATAGTGCCGAACTGGCAAAAGACACCATACCCGCCAAGCTCGCTTGGTCGCTGCCATGGCTGCAGCCTCGCTGCCAAGCGTTGATCGCCGCCTTGCAGGGTGATAGCAAACGCTGCACCGAGCTGCTGGAAACTTCCCGGCGCAAGGCGGAGAACTCCATCGACAAAGCGGTCTGGTCGAGCGAGAGCTTGCTGCGGACGTACATAGCAGCTGTCGACGAATCCAGCCACCGACACCAGGAAAGCGCTCTGTTGCCTCATGCTCTCAGCGAGCCGGCAACGTAA
- a CDS encoding methylmalonyl-CoA mutase family protein — protein MSTTAKHIPVSDTQAQAAPLRFVTAASLFDGHDAAINIMRRIIQSQGAEVIHLGHNRSVEDVVRAALQEDADAIALSSYQGGHVEYFKYMVDMLKERGAAHIRVFGGGGGTITPEEIRELQAYGVERIYHPNDGMKLGLTEMIEDVMQRTGNAAAKHAQEQAPAKVDVKDEISIGHMLSAIEEGRLGENELAHLRKEWALAGKSTPVLGMTGTGGAGKSSVVDELLLRFLHAFPEMRIAVLAVDPTRRRSGGALLGDRIRMNSLRNHRVYMRSMATRRQHAATNEVLHDCINFLKSQPYDLVIVETAGIGQSDSEIVDLVDFPVYVMTSDYGAASQLEKIDMLDFAELVVLNKFDKRGAEDALRDVRKQWKRNRTAFTLKDEDVPVYPTIASQFNDPGVTWMFSNLCRLMRGKLSLAAERWEPKLDTSLKEPRATVLIPGARVRYLAEIAEQGRGINSGIEHEAEYASKAQHYYESLKDLGDDKLPKSLSRYSHDDVVEGGEAKVDRTLLLLRQRYNAAVKELSSEAIHLLRDWPALYKSVTDEVNEYKVRDKVIRVDNYRESLSHQKIPKVSPPKTKDWGDQLRFLMRENLPGHYPYTGGVYPYRRTGEDPTRMFAGEGTPERTNRRFHYLSQGGAATRLSTAFDSVTLYGEDPAPRPDIYGKIGNSGVNVATLDDMKKLYSGFDLSSPSSSVSMTINGPAPIILAMYMNTAIDQNVEKYLKADPQRWAEAQKKIEGFFANGKRPQYSGELPKGNEGLGLGLLGITGDQLIDADTYARIKEETLQTVRGTVQADILKEDQAQNTCIFSTEFALRMMGDIQQYFVDHKVRNFYSVSISGYHIAEAGANPISQLAFTLSNGFTIVEYYLARGMNIDDFAPNLSFFFSNGMDPEYTVIGRVARRIWARAMRERYSASARSQMMKYHIQTSGRSLHAQEIQFNDIRTTLQALYALFDNCNSLHTNAYDEAITTPTEESVRRAVAIQLIINRELGLNFNENPWQGSYVVDALTDLVEEAVYKEFEAISERGGVLGAMDTMYQRGKIQEESMYYEQKKHDGSLPLIGVNTFLPKDHGGEIATEIELIRSTEEEKGQQIDNVLAYAKNRNDLAPQSLKTLQNTARERKNVFEQLMEAVKYNSLGQISHALYDVGGEYRRNM, from the coding sequence ATGAGCACGACCGCCAAGCACATCCCCGTCTCGGACACGCAGGCGCAAGCCGCGCCGTTGCGTTTCGTTACCGCCGCCAGCCTGTTCGACGGGCACGACGCCGCGATCAATATCATGCGCCGCATCATTCAATCGCAGGGCGCGGAAGTCATTCACCTGGGCCATAACCGCTCGGTCGAAGATGTGGTTCGTGCTGCACTGCAAGAAGACGCCGACGCGATCGCGCTGTCGTCCTACCAGGGTGGTCACGTCGAGTACTTCAAGTACATGGTGGACATGCTCAAGGAGCGTGGCGCGGCCCATATCCGCGTGTTTGGCGGCGGTGGCGGCACCATCACCCCAGAGGAAATCCGCGAACTCCAGGCCTATGGCGTCGAGCGCATCTACCACCCCAATGACGGCATGAAGCTCGGCCTGACCGAGATGATCGAAGACGTCATGCAGCGCACCGGCAACGCTGCCGCCAAGCATGCGCAGGAACAGGCGCCGGCCAAGGTCGACGTCAAGGACGAGATCAGCATCGGCCACATGCTCTCGGCTATCGAAGAAGGTCGCCTGGGCGAGAACGAGCTGGCGCACCTGCGCAAGGAATGGGCGCTGGCCGGCAAGAGCACGCCCGTGCTCGGCATGACCGGTACCGGCGGCGCGGGTAAGTCGTCGGTAGTGGATGAACTGCTGCTGCGCTTCCTGCATGCGTTCCCGGAGATGCGCATCGCTGTACTCGCCGTCGACCCAACCCGTCGCCGTAGCGGCGGTGCCTTGCTCGGCGATCGCATCCGCATGAACTCGCTTCGTAACCATCGCGTCTATATGCGCTCGATGGCCACGCGTCGCCAGCACGCCGCCACCAACGAAGTGCTGCATGACTGCATCAACTTCCTCAAGAGCCAGCCCTACGATCTGGTCATCGTCGAAACCGCCGGCATCGGCCAAAGCGATTCGGAAATCGTCGATCTCGTCGATTTCCCCGTCTATGTGATGACCAGCGACTACGGCGCGGCCAGCCAGCTCGAAAAAATCGACATGCTCGATTTCGCCGAACTGGTCGTGCTCAACAAGTTCGACAAGCGCGGCGCCGAAGACGCGCTGCGCGACGTGCGCAAGCAGTGGAAGCGCAACCGCACCGCCTTCACCCTGAAAGACGAAGACGTGCCGGTGTATCCCACCATCGCCAGCCAGTTCAACGATCCGGGTGTGACCTGGATGTTCTCCAATCTTTGCCGATTGATGCGCGGCAAGCTGTCGCTCGCGGCCGAACGTTGGGAGCCCAAGCTCGACACATCGCTGAAGGAGCCGCGCGCCACCGTGCTGATTCCGGGCGCACGCGTGCGCTATCTCGCCGAGATCGCCGAGCAGGGCCGCGGCATCAACAGCGGCATCGAGCACGAGGCCGAGTACGCCAGCAAGGCGCAGCATTATTACGAATCGCTCAAGGATCTCGGTGACGACAAGCTGCCGAAATCGCTGTCGCGCTACAGCCACGACGATGTCGTCGAAGGCGGCGAGGCCAAGGTCGACCGCACCTTGTTGCTGTTGCGCCAGCGCTACAACGCCGCCGTCAAGGAGCTGAGCAGCGAAGCCATTCACCTCCTGCGCGACTGGCCGGCCCTGTACAAATCCGTCACCGACGAGGTCAACGAATACAAGGTTCGCGACAAGGTGATTCGCGTCGACAACTACCGCGAATCGCTCAGCCACCAGAAGATCCCGAAAGTCTCCCCACCCAAGACCAAGGACTGGGGCGATCAGCTGCGCTTCCTGATGCGCGAAAACCTCCCCGGCCACTACCCGTACACCGGCGGTGTCTACCCGTATCGCCGTACCGGCGAAGATCCCACCCGTATGTTCGCGGGAGAGGGCACGCCCGAGCGCACCAACCGCCGCTTCCATTACCTGAGCCAGGGTGGCGCAGCTACGCGCCTATCCACCGCCTTCGACTCGGTCACGCTGTACGGCGAAGACCCGGCGCCGCGCCCGGACATCTACGGCAAGATCGGCAACTCCGGCGTCAACGTCGCCACGCTCGACGACATGAAGAAGCTGTACTCCGGCTTCGATCTGAGCTCGCCGTCAAGCTCCGTCTCCATGACCATCAACGGCCCCGCGCCGATCATCCTCGCGATGTACATGAACACCGCGATCGATCAGAACGTGGAGAAATACCTCAAGGCCGACCCGCAGCGCTGGGCCGAGGCACAAAAGAAGATCGAAGGCTTCTTCGCCAACGGCAAACGCCCGCAATACTCCGGCGAGCTACCCAAGGGCAACGAAGGCTTAGGGCTGGGCTTGCTCGGCATCACCGGCGACCAGCTCATCGACGCCGACACCTACGCGCGCATCAAAGAAGAAACCCTGCAAACCGTCCGCGGCACCGTGCAGGCCGATATTCTCAAGGAAGACCAGGCACAGAACACCTGCATCTTCTCGACCGAATTCGCGCTGCGCATGATGGGCGATATCCAGCAGTACTTCGTCGATCACAAGGTGCGCAACTTCTACTCGGTATCGATCTCGGGTTATCACATCGCCGAAGCCGGCGCCAACCCGATCAGCCAGCTCGCCTTTACGCTGAGCAACGGCTTCACCATCGTCGAGTACTACCTCGCGCGCGGCATGAATATCGACGACTTCGCGCCCAACCTGTCGTTCTTCTTCTCTAACGGCATGGACCCGGAATACACCGTCATCGGCCGCGTCGCCCGCCGCATCTGGGCCCGCGCCATGCGCGAACGCTATAGCGCCAGCGCGCGCAGCCAGATGATGAAGTACCATATTCAAACGTCGGGCCGTTCGCTGCACGCACAGGAAATCCAGTTCAACGACATCCGCACCACGCTGCAGGCGCTGTACGCACTGTTCGACAACTGCAACAGCCTGCACACCAATGCGTATGACGAGGCGATCACCACGCCGACCGAAGAAAGCGTACGCCGCGCCGTGGCCATCCAGCTCATCATCAACCGCGAGCTGGGCCTCAACTTCAACGAAAACCCCTGGCAGGGCAGCTACGTCGTCGACGCGCTGACCGACCTGGTCGAAGAAGCGGTATACAAGGAGTTCGAAGCGATCAGCGAGCGCGGCGGCGTACTCGGCGCCATGGACACCATGTACCAGCGCGGCAAGATTCAAGAAGAATCGATGTACTACGAGCAGAAGAAGCACGATGGCAGCCTCCCGCTGATCGGCGTCAACACCTTCCTGCCCAAGGACCACGGTGGCGAAATCGCCACCGAGATCGAGTTGATCCGCAGTACCGAAGAAGAAAAGGGCCAGCAGATCGACAACGTCCTGGCCTATGCCAAGAACCGCAATGACCTCGCCCCACAAAGCCTCAAGACACTACAGAACACCGCCCGCGAGCGGAAAAACGTGTTCGAGCAGCTAATGGAGGCGGTGAAGTACAACTCGTTGGGGCAGATTAGTCATGCCCTTTATGATGTGGGTGGGGAGTATCGGCGGAATATGTAA